In one Candidatus Nitronereus thalassa genomic region, the following are encoded:
- a CDS encoding helix-turn-helix domain-containing protein, which yields MRIYSASPMLRTKNQHSLRIRSELTRRGWTMADVARRVGCHRSLVTRTVSGETYSPRVVRLLAKIIGVPKKELFPGQVPPRST from the coding sequence ATGCGAATATATTCCGCTTCACCGATGTTGAGAACTAAAAACCAGCACAGCCTCAGAATCCGCTCGGAACTCACTCGCCGCGGGTGGACTATGGCCGATGTCGCCAGGCGCGTAGGGTGTCATCGTAGCTTGGTGACACGGACCGTTTCTGGTGAAACCTACTCGCCAAGGGTGGTGCGCCTGCTGGCCAAAATCATCGGCGTGCCCAAGAAAGAATTGTTTCCTGGTCAGGTGCCGCCACGCTCAACATAG
- a CDS encoding Mu transposase C-terminal domain-containing protein, which yields MNGPHYLTVQEAMDLLGIQKRTLYERIESGLYQVKFEDEKAANGKRPMKIVLSSLGPADQARWWMQRARAAGEGANHADDPAVEPGTAQEPDETSPLNLAEVSDGARDEALRRLPIVQAAIEILETQSRAASRIKALATRHGLGPATLYRWIKAFREGGYPALIPGWGKKKGTFTALSTELQLVIAEEYLQPSRPSPTTIYRRVLDVCAHLGQPAPSSNTINRFLMHIPRSVQTMARHGHKTWRDKMEPKTFRDLNALAPNEFWCGDHRKMDVFVRISHAPDAKIFRPWLTAWMDLGTRTCVGWQVALVPNSDTIAMALRKGMLRFGAPQSLYVDNGKDYRSEYLNGKAVVSANVGLDGQTQEIFSPGVLSPLGVTVRHANPYQGWSKPIEPWFGHTFPEWEKTLPGWCGSDNKQRPEKLEREIRNGSLLTLPEFTARLAERIDDYHQTEHSVLQATPISQWAGVKIEVPSARALDLLLMRHKPVKVYTQGIKLFGAAGRPRFYWHDDLALKVGHTVDVRYDPNDIGRLYVFDRGKFLCEAENQEALKMGASQEDLKHLHRRKQQAKKAVQGYRDAHRDLMNQEHVLETLVEARQQQQVVNLDVRPSAPGPDPHAGPQPGTVHKPARTPFDFTARRLQISRATTRSISPPPGSMATRPGRAGSPSTSGSTESCGSGSDAPVQPLTSRPSPTGPGLSPRRPSASMDQSDDVLSELLADDREAPSDPLRPDALPPEDADLTLEDLLDE from the coding sequence ATGAACGGCCCTCACTATCTCACGGTGCAGGAGGCCATGGATTTGTTGGGGATCCAAAAGCGTACGCTGTATGAGCGCATTGAGAGTGGGTTGTATCAAGTGAAATTTGAAGACGAGAAAGCCGCCAACGGCAAACGGCCCATGAAAATTGTGTTGAGTTCGTTGGGGCCGGCGGACCAGGCGCGGTGGTGGATGCAGCGCGCACGCGCAGCCGGGGAGGGCGCGAACCATGCCGACGATCCAGCCGTCGAACCTGGCACGGCACAAGAACCGGACGAGACCAGCCCTCTCAATCTCGCGGAGGTGTCCGACGGTGCGCGTGATGAAGCCTTGCGGCGATTGCCCATCGTGCAAGCCGCCATCGAAATTTTGGAAACGCAGTCACGCGCGGCCTCCCGCATCAAGGCGCTGGCCACACGCCACGGCCTCGGCCCTGCCACTCTCTATCGCTGGATCAAAGCCTTTCGGGAGGGCGGATATCCGGCGCTCATTCCGGGATGGGGTAAAAAAAAAGGCACGTTCACTGCCCTCTCAACGGAGCTTCAACTGGTGATCGCGGAGGAATATCTGCAGCCGAGTCGCCCCTCGCCCACGACCATCTATCGCCGCGTGCTCGACGTCTGCGCGCATCTCGGGCAGCCCGCGCCCTCGTCCAACACCATCAATCGGTTTCTCATGCACATTCCCCGGTCGGTGCAAACCATGGCCCGGCACGGACACAAAACCTGGCGCGATAAAATGGAACCCAAAACCTTTCGCGATCTCAACGCTCTGGCCCCCAACGAATTCTGGTGCGGCGACCACCGCAAGATGGACGTCTTTGTCCGGATCTCCCACGCCCCGGACGCCAAAATTTTCCGCCCCTGGCTCACGGCCTGGATGGATCTCGGCACGCGCACCTGTGTGGGGTGGCAGGTGGCGCTCGTGCCCAACTCCGACACCATCGCCATGGCCCTGCGCAAAGGCATGCTGCGATTCGGCGCGCCGCAATCCTTGTATGTGGACAACGGCAAAGACTATCGCAGCGAATATTTGAACGGCAAAGCCGTGGTCTCCGCCAACGTCGGGCTGGATGGACAGACACAAGAAATCTTTTCCCCCGGCGTGCTCTCGCCGCTGGGCGTCACCGTGCGCCATGCGAATCCGTATCAAGGATGGTCCAAACCCATCGAGCCCTGGTTCGGGCACACCTTTCCCGAGTGGGAAAAAACCTTGCCCGGTTGGTGCGGGTCCGACAACAAACAACGTCCCGAAAAACTCGAACGCGAAATCCGCAACGGGTCGCTGCTCACGCTCCCCGAATTCACCGCGCGCCTGGCCGAACGTATCGACGACTATCATCAGACCGAGCATTCCGTGTTGCAGGCCACGCCCATTTCGCAATGGGCCGGCGTGAAAATCGAAGTCCCATCGGCGCGCGCGCTGGATCTGCTGCTCATGCGCCACAAACCCGTCAAGGTCTACACGCAAGGGATCAAACTGTTCGGGGCCGCCGGACGACCGCGATTCTACTGGCACGACGATCTCGCTCTCAAAGTCGGACACACCGTCGACGTGCGATACGACCCCAACGACATCGGCCGGCTGTATGTGTTCGACCGAGGAAAATTTCTCTGCGAGGCCGAGAATCAAGAGGCGTTGAAGATGGGCGCCTCCCAGGAGGATCTCAAGCACCTGCACCGTCGCAAACAACAGGCCAAAAAAGCCGTGCAAGGCTATCGCGACGCGCACCGCGACCTCATGAACCAGGAGCACGTGCTGGAAACCCTCGTGGAGGCACGCCAGCAACAACAAGTCGTCAACCTCGACGTGCGCCCCTCGGCGCCGGGTCCAGACCCGCATGCTGGCCCGCAACCCGGCACCGTGCACAAACCCGCTCGCACGCCATTTGATTTCACCGCCCGCCGCTTGCAGATCTCTCGCGCGACCACTCGCTCGATCTCGCCACCACCGGGATCGATGGCCACCCGGCCAGGCCGCGCGGGGAGCCCATCGACCTCTGGCTCGACCGAGTCCTGCGGATCCGGGAGTGACGCCCCGGTGCAGCCACTCACCAGCCGACCCAGCCCGACCGGCCCTGGCCTTTCCCCCAGGCGCCCGTCGGCCTCGATGGACCAGAGCGACGATGTGCTGTCCGAATTGTTGGCCGATGACCGCGAGGCGCCGTCCGATCCGCTGCGCCCTGACGCCCTGCCGCCCGAGGACGCCGACCTCACGCTGGAGGATTTGCTCGATGAGTGA
- a CDS encoding helix-turn-helix domain-containing protein, with the protein MKHTAVLKRIMEVLKVTSQRDLAATLGTTPSNISTTLKRAQIPEAWLYKVAYESQCRIEWLKTGEGPKFLDQAVAEARAAYGTHAMEGFEKLLNEWKNLDGTKRSLAQNCIEAIRLEEDPDMIQAVVSATLKRHEYDIVKGSKSPPKKRRKK; encoded by the coding sequence ATGAAACATACGGCGGTTTTGAAACGAATCATGGAGGTGCTGAAAGTGACCAGCCAGCGAGATCTGGCGGCCACTCTCGGCACCACGCCGTCGAATATCTCGACCACCTTGAAACGGGCACAGATCCCTGAGGCGTGGTTGTATAAAGTGGCCTACGAGAGTCAGTGCCGCATCGAATGGCTAAAAACCGGAGAGGGTCCGAAGTTTTTGGATCAAGCGGTGGCGGAGGCGAGGGCGGCCTATGGAACCCACGCCATGGAAGGATTTGAAAAACTATTGAATGAGTGGAAAAATCTCGATGGCACCAAACGGAGTTTGGCGCAAAACTGCATTGAGGCGATCCGGCTAGAGGAGGATCCAGATATGATCCAGGCTGTAGTGAGTGCCACCCTCAAGCGGCATGAATATGATATAGTAAAAGGCTCGAAAAGTCCGCCCAAAAAGAGGAGGAAAAAATGA